The following are from one region of the Rosistilla carotiformis genome:
- a CDS encoding alpha/beta hydrolase family protein: MKRKPYLNAWNATYRFIGTALWVGNLLLATLGELNAKEPEVAAVPAQIDASFAHLADRSKPSMRWKAETPAQHQQWQQNLHPVVVDLLGKMPDRVPLEVKWSEEKSFDTYTRHKIYVRTEAAYWAPVYYFVPHHRAAPLPAIVCLHGHSGIVPYIGEAKNAHEEAKIRDSQLDYAVYLAKHGYVTAAINVRGWNETAGNQDSGVKNLRRSCTQVTMDSFLLGMTPQGLRCWDAMRVIDFLQSRQEEVDPDKIGVAGLSGGGTLSMYLPVLDDRVKLAMIAGAFSTYRSSIFPIRHCICNCLPRIMQYAEMDDVVALYAPRPVLLINGVEDPIFPIAGAREGLETLQQVYKLLGKPDNIQADFFDGGHAWSNNKTLEFLAQHFGLPTTPPSQ; the protein is encoded by the coding sequence ATGAAACGGAAGCCCTACCTGAATGCATGGAATGCCACTTATCGATTCATCGGAACGGCGCTCTGGGTCGGCAATCTATTGCTGGCAACCTTGGGGGAATTGAATGCCAAGGAACCGGAAGTGGCGGCGGTCCCCGCTCAAATCGACGCCAGTTTCGCGCATCTGGCAGACCGCTCCAAACCCTCGATGCGATGGAAAGCTGAAACGCCAGCGCAACACCAACAATGGCAGCAGAACTTGCATCCGGTAGTTGTCGATCTCTTGGGGAAGATGCCCGACCGTGTTCCTTTGGAAGTGAAGTGGAGCGAGGAGAAGTCGTTCGACACCTACACACGGCACAAGATCTATGTTCGAACCGAAGCGGCCTATTGGGCGCCGGTATACTACTTTGTTCCTCATCACCGCGCCGCACCATTGCCTGCGATCGTCTGTTTGCACGGGCACAGTGGAATCGTTCCCTATATTGGCGAAGCGAAAAACGCTCATGAAGAAGCAAAGATTCGCGACAGTCAACTGGACTATGCCGTCTACCTGGCGAAGCACGGATATGTGACCGCCGCGATCAATGTCCGCGGCTGGAACGAAACCGCCGGCAATCAGGACTCGGGAGTCAAGAACCTCCGTCGCAGTTGCACGCAAGTCACGATGGATTCCTTTTTGTTAGGAATGACCCCGCAAGGCTTGCGATGCTGGGACGCGATGCGAGTGATCGATTTCCTTCAGAGCCGCCAGGAAGAAGTCGACCCGGACAAGATCGGAGTCGCCGGTCTTTCGGGCGGAGGGACGCTTTCGATGTATCTGCCCGTTTTGGACGACCGCGTCAAGTTGGCGATGATCGCGGGAGCATTCTCGACGTATCGATCGTCGATTTTTCCGATCCGCCACTGCATCTGCAATTGCCTGCCACGGATCATGCAGTATGCGGAGATGGATGACGTCGTCGCACTCTACGCGCCGCGCCCCGTTCTATTGATCAATGGCGTCGAAGATCCCATCTTCCCGATTGCCGGTGCGCGTGAGGGGCTGGAAACCTTGCAACAGGTTTACAAGCTCTTGGGCAAACCGGACAACATCCAGGCAGACTTCTTCGACGGCGGTCACGCTTGGTCGAACAACAAAACGCTTGAGTTTCTTGCCCAACACTTCGGCTTGCCCACCACGCCTCCATCGCAATAG
- a CDS encoding MBL fold metallo-hydrolase, with product MYPADMKLHCLGTAGYHPSETRQTSCYLLPESGIVLDAGSGMFRLPPRIETDHLDILLTHSHLDHICGLTFLLSVLYQRPVATVRVWGDPEKLSAIQTHLFSESIFPVGLEVEWMPVLPGQSFSLKGDATVTPFSLEHPGGSIGYRIDWNDHSMAYVTDTTADPTADYVRIVRGVDLLLHECNFRTSQDEWAIKTGHSSTTRVGKTAAAIGAAQNWLVHLNPLETDDDPVGIADAKAWVDTIDTAQDLQVIDF from the coding sequence GTGTATCCTGCGGATATGAAACTGCATTGCTTGGGAACCGCTGGATATCACCCCAGCGAAACGCGTCAGACGTCTTGTTATCTCTTGCCTGAATCGGGAATCGTTCTCGATGCGGGATCGGGGATGTTCCGGTTGCCACCGCGGATCGAAACGGATCATTTAGACATCCTGCTGACGCATTCTCATCTGGATCATATCTGTGGTCTGACGTTTCTACTGAGTGTGTTGTACCAACGGCCGGTTGCCACGGTGCGGGTCTGGGGCGATCCGGAGAAGCTGTCGGCGATTCAAACGCACCTGTTTAGCGAGTCGATCTTTCCTGTCGGATTGGAAGTGGAGTGGATGCCGGTGCTACCGGGGCAATCGTTTTCATTGAAGGGCGATGCAACGGTGACTCCGTTCTCTCTGGAACACCCCGGCGGATCGATCGGTTATCGAATCGATTGGAACGATCACAGCATGGCGTACGTGACCGATACGACTGCGGATCCCACAGCCGACTACGTTCGGATTGTACGGGGTGTCGATTTGTTATTGCACGAATGCAATTTCCGCACATCCCAAGATGAATGGGCGATCAAGACCGGGCACAGTTCAACCACACGCGTTGGCAAAACGGCCGCCGCCATCGGGGCAGCGCAAAACTGGCTCGTGCATCTGAATCCGCTGGAAACCGACGACGATCCCGTGGGAATCGCCGATGCCAAAGCATGGGTGGATACCATCGATACCGCGCAAGATTTGCAAGTCATCGATTTTTGA